The region ATACGTTGCGCCACCCACTGCCCCAGCAGGGGAAACAGGCCGATGTAGCCGCAGAGCGTCCAGTAGACCTGCACGTTGCGGAACGGCACCAGGGCGAAGAAGGCGCACAGGACGGGCAGCGAGGCGGCGAGGGCGAGGCGTGTGGCCTCGGGGTCTGGCGCGCTGGCTGATGTGGCCTGCGCATCGCGCGCGGGGGGCGCAGACGCCGCGACGCTCTCGGGGGCAGCATCCGCGCGGGGCGCGAACGCTTCTCGCGCGGCGCGCGCCGTCGCCGCGACGAGAGCCACCGCGATGAGGGGCGACAGCCCACCGAGGGTCTCGAGCACGAAGTTGAGGGCCTGACGGAGGTTGATGTGCACGGTCTCGTGGGTCCGCTCGGTCGCCTGGAACGCGAAGGTCTGCCAGCCGTGGGTCGCGTTCCACCAGAGGCAGGGGCTGTAGACCAGCAGGGCGATGACGAGGGCGGTCCATGGCCACGGCGTGGCGAGCCAGCGCCGGCGCGCGCGGGGGGCCACGACGAAGAACAGGCCCAGGCCGAAGGCGAGGGCGAACGAGGTGAACTTGGCCAGCAGGCAGGCGCCCAGGGCCACGCCGGCATGCCCCCAGCGGCGGGCCGGAGATGCGTCCGGGGGAGCGAAGACCGCTTCGTGCCAGGCCAGCAGGGTCCACGCCCAGGTGAGCAGCAGGGTCGACTCCGGCCAGGCCAGCACGGCCATGATGGTGTAGTAGGGGGCGGTCACGAACGCCGCGGCGGCCCAGTGCGCGGCCTGCTCGTCTCCTGTTGCGCGCCGCGCGTACCGATGCACGATGAGGGCGCAGGCCGTCGCGCAGAGCAGCGCGGGGAGACGCACCACAAGCGCGCTGTTGCCGAGGGGAACGAAGAGGGTGCCCAGCCACGCAGTGAGCGGAGGGTGATCGTAGTACCCCAGGGATGGGTGACGCGCCCATTCCCAGTAGTACGGTTCGTTCAGGGTGAGCGGCAGCAGCGCCGCCACCGTCACGCGCAGCACGGTGGCGATGATCAGGGCAACGAGAAAGGGTGAGGCCTGCACGGAGGCCTTCGTTATCGCGGGCGCTTCGTGATTCCTCCCGGGCGTGTGCAGGCCAGGCGCCACGACGAGAGCCTCACGCGGCGTCGGAGCGTTCGGTCAGCGACCGTCGGCGGCGTACGGGTGATCGACCACCGTGTGGTGATCGGCCTGTGGGATGTGAATCACCTTCGCGTGGAGGTGCTGGGCGATGCGCTCGAACCCGGGTGACGTGGCGTCAACGATGGTGTCCTGCCCACCCGCCACGATGGTCGTGTCGACGTTGTCGGGCATGGTCAGGTGCGAGATCATCTTCTGGAAGTTCGAGTCGGGGCGCATCTGTCGCCCGGGCGATACGCCGGGGAAGCGCCCATCAAGGGCGCGGGGGGCCCAGCGCACCCCATTGGCGGCGCGCATCCCCTCGAGGGGAGGCCCGAACATCACGTGACGGATGGGGGGGCCTTCGATGCGACCGTCTTCTTGCAGATGCTGCAGCGCGCTCAGGGCCACGCGCGTTCCGAGGCTGTGGGAGCGCAGGTCGAGGGGCTTTCCCGGGTTCTCTGTCCGCCACGCGTCGATGGCGTCGGCGAGGTGACGTCCGGAATCGCTGATCGATTGATACTGGTCGTTGTAGATGAACGCCTTC is a window of Pseudomonadota bacterium DNA encoding:
- a CDS encoding alpha/beta hydrolase is translated as SPAPTTAASTTRADATPVKPAQYRGNLGGCGKHDADLDETPHAARVINDREERALLGDKQAPGRLIDLAPGDGAHGTTIVVHGMNSGPSSAQPISDYAATHGEAVKAFIYNDQYQSISDSGRHLADAIDAWRTENPGKPLDLRSHSLGTRVALSALQHLQEDGRIEGPPIRHVMFGPPLEGMRAANGVRWAPRALDGRFPGVSPGRQMRPDSNFQKMISHLTMPDNVDTTIVAGGQDTIVDATSPGFERIAQHLHAKVIHIPQADHHTVVDHPYAADGR